A single window of Candidatus Thermoplasmatota archaeon DNA harbors:
- the infB gene encoding translation initiation factor IF-2 → MGEPSAEGEAKAGEAPAPAPTPPAPATETRQPIVSVLGHVDHGKTSLLDRIRGTTVAEREAGRITQHIGATEVPLPAIRRLCGPLMKGKEFRVPGLLFIDTPGHQAFTTLRARGGALADIAVLVVDVHEGLMPQTREAISILRKNKTPFVVALTKIDRLHGWQPEEGSPFLASLQRQLSRVQEELDTKIYEIVGRFSEIDLPADRYDRIADFRKSIALVPLSAHTGEGVPDLLLVLIGLAQRFLEESLATTMDARAEGTVLEVKEERGLGATLDAIVYGGTLRQGDTIVVGGRAGPITAKLRAILKPRPLDEIRDPSERFASVKSVRAASGVKLSAPGLDGALAGAPLYSATAATLAETVALVREAMQSNIETAEAGVTVKADSLGSLEAIAFELSNKGVPIQVAEVGDVSRRDVVNARARADPLFQAVLAFHVKTLPDAKTELAAGDVKLVEGNVIYHLLDAYVAWRDERKAQLEAQSRTEVVYPGKVLLLADHVFRVSKPAVVGVRVLAGSVRAGERLLREDGRVVGEIASIRSGQETLKEAKQGQEVALAIDDVTVGRQIDPEMVLYVDIPESDAKALQAMELTYDEKETLNEFLGIKRKAERPFWGM, encoded by the coding sequence ATGGGCGAGCCTTCCGCCGAGGGCGAGGCGAAGGCCGGCGAGGCGCCCGCGCCGGCGCCCACCCCTCCTGCGCCGGCAACGGAGACCCGCCAGCCCATCGTGTCCGTCCTGGGGCACGTCGACCACGGCAAGACGAGCCTCCTCGATCGTATCCGCGGCACGACCGTGGCCGAGCGCGAGGCGGGCCGCATCACGCAGCACATCGGCGCCACGGAGGTGCCGCTTCCCGCCATCCGCCGGCTGTGCGGGCCCCTCATGAAGGGGAAGGAGTTCCGCGTGCCGGGGCTCCTGTTCATCGATACGCCCGGCCACCAAGCCTTCACGACGCTGCGCGCCCGCGGCGGAGCGCTTGCCGACATCGCCGTGCTCGTCGTCGACGTCCACGAGGGCCTCATGCCCCAGACGCGGGAGGCCATCTCGATCCTTCGCAAGAACAAGACGCCCTTTGTCGTCGCGCTCACCAAGATCGACCGGCTCCACGGCTGGCAGCCCGAGGAGGGGAGCCCCTTCCTCGCCTCGCTGCAGCGGCAGCTCTCGCGCGTCCAGGAAGAGCTCGACACGAAGATCTACGAGATCGTCGGCCGGTTCTCCGAGATCGATCTGCCCGCCGACCGGTACGACCGCATCGCCGACTTCCGCAAGTCGATCGCGCTTGTTCCCCTCTCCGCGCACACGGGCGAGGGCGTTCCCGACCTCCTGCTCGTGCTCATCGGGCTTGCCCAGCGCTTCCTCGAGGAGAGCCTCGCCACGACGATGGACGCCCGAGCGGAGGGCACCGTGCTCGAGGTCAAGGAGGAGCGGGGCCTTGGCGCCACGCTCGACGCGATCGTGTACGGCGGCACGCTGCGGCAGGGCGACACGATCGTCGTGGGCGGCCGAGCCGGCCCCATCACCGCCAAGCTGCGCGCGATCCTGAAGCCCCGGCCCCTCGACGAGATCCGCGACCCCTCCGAGCGCTTCGCGAGCGTGAAGAGCGTGCGCGCGGCAAGCGGCGTGAAGCTCTCGGCTCCGGGACTCGACGGCGCGCTTGCAGGCGCGCCCCTGTACTCGGCCACGGCCGCCACGCTTGCCGAGACGGTCGCGCTCGTCCGCGAGGCCATGCAGAGCAACATCGAGACGGCCGAGGCGGGAGTGACCGTCAAGGCCGACAGCCTCGGCAGCCTCGAAGCCATCGCTTTCGAGCTTTCGAACAAAGGCGTGCCCATCCAGGTGGCCGAGGTGGGAGACGTGAGCCGCCGCGATGTCGTGAACGCGCGGGCACGCGCGGACCCCCTCTTCCAGGCCGTGCTCGCCTTCCACGTGAAGACGCTGCCCGACGCGAAGACCGAGCTTGCCGCCGGCGACGTGAAGCTCGTCGAGGGCAACGTCATCTACCATCTGCTCGACGCCTACGTCGCCTGGCGCGACGAGCGCAAGGCGCAGCTGGAGGCGCAAAGCCGGACGGAGGTCGTGTACCCCGGCAAGGTCCTGCTCCTTGCAGACCACGTGTTTCGCGTCTCCAAGCCCGCCGTCGTCGGCGTGCGCGTGCTCGCCGGCAGCGTGCGCGCCGGCGAGCGCCTCCTTCGAGAGGACGGGCGCGTCGTGGGCGAGATCGCATCGATCCGCAGCGGGCAGGAGACGCTCAAGGAGGCCAAGCAGGGCCAGGAGGTGGCCCTTGCCATCGACGACGTGACCGTGGGACGCCAGATCGACCCCGAGATGGTGCTCTACGTGGACATCCCCGAATCCGACGCCAAGGCGCTGCAGGCGATGGAGCTCACCTACGACGAGAAGGAGACGCTGAACGAGTTCCTCGGCATCAAGCGCAAGGCCGAGCGGCCGTTCTGGGGAATGTGA
- a CDS encoding YhbY family RNA-binding protein has translation MDARERRALAALAQKLEANVSVGKSGVTPGVLAELEARLSRSELVKVRFLKSAREGAQRQELADSLATGARAEVVEVRGNTVVLWRAKSKRGPGANVK, from the coding sequence ATGGACGCGCGTGAGCGGCGCGCGCTTGCCGCCCTTGCGCAGAAGCTCGAGGCGAACGTGTCCGTCGGCAAGTCCGGCGTCACGCCCGGCGTCCTGGCGGAGCTCGAGGCGCGCCTTTCCCGCTCGGAGCTCGTGAAGGTGAGGTTCCTCAAGTCGGCGCGCGAGGGCGCGCAGCGGCAGGAGCTTGCCGATAGCCTGGCGACGGGCGCCCGCGCCGAGGTCGTCGAGGTGCGTGGCAACACGGTCGTGCTCTGGCGCGCCAAGTCCAAGCGCGGTCCCGGCGCAAACGTGAAGTAG
- a CDS encoding ribonuclease P has translation MPRRRDKGLERERARARIGELFVLAEARARAGDAERARRYVLLARRLGTRYLVRLPRELSRRHCKECNAYWLPGQARVRIRSRRVVATCPSCGAIRRFGVGPPARRRARATKEGFHGRA, from the coding sequence ATGCCCCGACGCCGGGACAAGGGGCTCGAGCGCGAGCGCGCGCGGGCCCGCATCGGAGAACTGTTCGTCTTGGCCGAGGCGCGCGCCCGAGCCGGCGACGCCGAGCGCGCGCGCCGCTACGTCTTGCTGGCCCGGCGGCTTGGCACGCGATACCTCGTCCGCCTGCCGCGCGAGCTCTCGCGCCGTCACTGCAAGGAATGCAACGCGTACTGGCTTCCCGGGCAGGCCCGCGTGCGGATCCGCTCCCGGCGCGTCGTGGCCACCTGCCCCTCGTGCGGCGCGATCCGCCGGTTCGGGGTCGGTCCCCCCGCGCGGCGCCGCGCCCGCGCCACCAAGGAGGGTTTCCATGGACGCGCGTGA
- a CDS encoding MFS transporter — protein sequence MEAVLRRPQAAPAEPAAAWRVVVNRAVVVGALGYFVDIYDLLLFSIVRVQSLRAIGVADADLLPVGVLLLNAQMIGLLLGGILWGVLGDRRGRVSVLFGSIALYSVANIANAFVTDVETYAVLRFVAGVGLAGELGAAVTLVAETLPANARGYGTAVVGGVGILGAVAAAIVGGAFAWQVAYLVGGGMGLVLLVVRFKLVESGLWRSVERSDARKGDLRLLFGHPERLARYAACVLVGLPIWFVVGVVVTFSPELSTELRVTGPVSAGDAILWCYVGLAVGGFGLGAASQRLRSRWWTVFVALGLTAATVFATLLARGQSPAAFYGLCAAMGLAAGYWTVFITIAAEQFGTNLRATVATTVPNFIRGSVVPITLAFSALAPLLGLWRSAMAVGAACLLVSLVALRSLPETHGKDLDYLET from the coding sequence GTGGAGGCGGTCCTGCGAAGGCCCCAAGCGGCGCCTGCGGAGCCTGCGGCCGCCTGGCGCGTGGTCGTCAACCGGGCCGTCGTCGTGGGTGCGCTCGGGTACTTCGTCGACATCTACGACCTGCTCCTTTTCAGCATCGTCCGCGTCCAGAGCTTGCGCGCCATCGGCGTCGCCGACGCGGACCTTCTGCCCGTGGGCGTGCTCCTCCTCAACGCGCAGATGATCGGGCTTCTTCTGGGCGGCATCCTCTGGGGCGTGCTCGGGGACCGGCGGGGCCGGGTTTCCGTCCTCTTTGGCTCGATCGCGCTGTATTCGGTCGCCAACATCGCCAACGCCTTCGTGACGGACGTGGAGACCTACGCCGTCCTGCGCTTCGTGGCCGGCGTGGGGCTCGCCGGGGAACTTGGCGCCGCCGTCACGCTTGTCGCCGAGACGCTGCCCGCCAACGCGCGCGGCTACGGCACGGCGGTCGTGGGCGGCGTGGGCATCCTGGGAGCGGTCGCCGCGGCCATCGTGGGAGGCGCGTTCGCCTGGCAGGTGGCCTATCTCGTCGGCGGCGGCATGGGGCTCGTGCTGCTTGTGGTGCGGTTCAAGCTCGTCGAATCCGGTCTCTGGCGCTCGGTCGAGCGTTCGGACGCCCGCAAGGGGGACCTCCGGCTCCTGTTTGGGCATCCCGAGCGCCTGGCCCGATACGCGGCGTGCGTCCTCGTGGGGCTTCCCATCTGGTTTGTCGTTGGCGTCGTGGTGACCTTCTCGCCCGAGCTGTCGACGGAGCTTCGCGTCACGGGACCCGTTTCCGCGGGGGACGCGATCCTGTGGTGCTACGTGGGCCTGGCCGTGGGCGGCTTTGGGCTGGGCGCCGCAAGCCAACGCCTCCGCTCTCGCTGGTGGACCGTGTTTGTCGCGCTCGGGCTCACGGCGGCCACGGTATTTGCCACGCTGCTTGCGCGCGGGCAGAGCCCCGCCGCCTTCTACGGCCTGTGCGCGGCCATGGGCCTTGCCGCCGGCTACTGGACGGTCTTCATCACGATCGCCGCCGAGCAGTTCGGGACGAACCTCCGCGCAACGGTCGCCACGACCGTCCCCAACTTCATTCGGGGCTCGGTGGTGCCCATCACGCTTGCCTTCTCGGCTCTGGCGCCCCTGCTGGGCCTCTGGCGCAGCGCGATGGCCGTCGGCGCGGCCTGCCTGCTCGTTTCGCTCGTCGCCTTGCGGAGCCTGCCCGAAACGCACGGAAAGGACCTGGATTACCTCGAGACCTAG
- a CDS encoding MoaD/ThiS family protein: MSTVRVRWRRLGPDRGQGEVTLPAGARVEDVLRAVGDHPETVLAALDGVVVPHDTPMADGDELQITRVVTGGSADVRRAFHATLEDLPALVSRTKGTQMAYRRLADELALDHADNLRNPHDWAIYAFHAGLVARLVPGQGRVLDWGGYYGHVTATLHALGVRGAANYLLHVPPRYEPVAQKLAIPTLLGSDPNRLSVPDASQDAWISSGVFEHVWEDGVGDEATILADVFRVLRPGGLAFLWNLPTTFAPGDLAGKVRGRWYHERRFGAREIRSLLQAAGFSVLAHWRYGGTPLGLLLKRLAADPARTFQWDRAAASLPPLGWAANNHALVARKPSTAD; encoded by the coding sequence GTGTCCACGGTCCGGGTGCGATGGAGGAGGCTGGGGCCCGATCGGGGACAAGGGGAGGTCACGCTGCCCGCAGGCGCGCGCGTGGAGGACGTCCTGCGGGCGGTGGGCGACCATCCCGAGACCGTGCTTGCGGCCCTGGACGGCGTCGTCGTGCCGCACGACACGCCCATGGCCGACGGCGACGAGCTTCAGATCACGCGCGTCGTCACGGGCGGATCGGCGGACGTGCGGCGGGCCTTCCACGCGACCCTGGAAGACCTGCCCGCGCTTGTTTCCCGCACGAAGGGGACGCAAATGGCCTACCGCCGCCTGGCCGACGAGCTTGCGCTCGATCACGCGGACAACCTCCGCAACCCACACGATTGGGCCATCTACGCATTCCATGCCGGCCTCGTCGCGCGGCTCGTTCCCGGCCAAGGTCGCGTGCTCGACTGGGGCGGGTACTACGGCCACGTGACCGCCACGTTGCACGCGCTTGGGGTCCGCGGCGCCGCGAACTATCTGCTGCACGTCCCGCCGCGCTACGAACCCGTCGCGCAGAAGCTTGCCATCCCAACCCTCCTCGGAAGCGATCCAAACCGTCTCTCCGTGCCCGACGCAAGCCAGGACGCCTGGATCTCCTCGGGCGTCTTCGAACACGTCTGGGAGGACGGCGTGGGCGACGAGGCGACCATCCTCGCCGACGTCTTCCGCGTCCTGCGCCCGGGCGGCCTCGCGTTCCTCTGGAACCTGCCCACCACCTTTGCCCCTGGCGACCTTGCGGGCAAGGTGCGCGGGCGCTGGTACCACGAACGGCGCTTTGGCGCCAGGGAGATACGGTCCTTGCTGCAGGCGGCCGGCTTCTCCGTGCTTGCGCACTGGCGATACGGCGGCACGCCGCTTGGGCTCCTCCTCAAGCGCCTCGCAGCCGACCCGGCGCGAACGTTCCAGTGGGATCGCGCGGCCGCGAGCCTTCCTCCGCTCGGCTGGGCCGCCAACAACCACGCGCTCGTGGCGCGGAAGCCATCCACCGCCGATTGA
- a CDS encoding phage holin family protein, with product MKPMVDDESATRRPPNRPEATRSDASALEKGLAAVEGAAEGFAEQAREGDLARHTSRAADQAAQTVRQAQEGMGTADVLSPDALSRAGDAVRSSVAQAPGIAEAAREARATPGIVGDEVRRVIDDVRREVAKTVGGIVAAAVLAVFALGFLALAIAAHLNAQWGVPWGHVAVGLTFAILAAMAGAVAYQAATSIRREADEGFERVARTTGERAQAIARPLARPRREP from the coding sequence GTGAAGCCCATGGTCGACGACGAGTCTGCGACCCGCCGCCCGCCGAACCGTCCCGAGGCGACCCGCTCCGACGCAAGCGCGCTCGAGAAAGGCCTCGCCGCCGTCGAAGGCGCGGCGGAAGGCTTCGCCGAGCAAGCGCGCGAAGGCGACCTTGCCCGTCACACCTCGCGCGCCGCCGACCAGGCGGCCCAGACCGTGCGCCAGGCGCAAGAAGGAATGGGTACCGCAGACGTCCTTTCCCCCGATGCACTCTCCCGCGCGGGCGACGCCGTGCGCAGCAGCGTTGCGCAGGCGCCCGGGATCGCCGAGGCGGCACGCGAAGCACGCGCAACGCCGGGCATCGTCGGCGACGAGGTCCGACGCGTCATCGACGACGTTCGCAGGGAGGTTGCCAAGACGGTGGGCGGCATCGTGGCCGCGGCCGTGCTCGCCGTCTTTGCGCTGGGCTTCCTCGCCCTTGCCATCGCGGCGCACCTCAACGCGCAATGGGGCGTTCCCTGGGGGCACGTTGCGGTGGGTCTCACGTTTGCCATCCTCGCGGCCATGGCGGGGGCCGTCGCGTACCAAGCGGCCACCTCCATTCGCCGGGAGGCCGACGAGGGCTTCGAGCGCGTGGCCCGCACGACCGGCGAGCGCGCGCAAGCGATCGCTCGCCCGCTGGCCCGGCCGCGCCGCGAGCCGTAA
- a CDS encoding RNA-guided pseudouridylation complex pseudouridine synthase subunit Cbf5 — protein MTERVLLVKAKAPTGPHGRPPNERSIADHLRLGIVNLDKPSGPTSHQVVAWMKAALAISRAGHGGTLDPNVTGVLPVALTDATRALKALLLAPKEYVCVLRLHADAPPKRLETVLREFVGDVYQVPPLKSAVKRQLRVRRVYTLDLLENEGREVLFRVRCQAGTYVRKLCSDVGTVLGTGANMADLRRTRTAGFGEDTIATLHDLTDAVALWKETGDESALRRVVQPMERMIEHLPRVIVRDSAVDALCHGADLAAQGVLEVERGLRKGQAMAVFTQKGEGVALGTALASAEEMLAAESGLVVNVDRVLMDKGTYPRAW, from the coding sequence GTGACCGAGCGCGTGCTCCTCGTGAAGGCGAAAGCTCCAACCGGCCCGCACGGTCGCCCGCCAAACGAGCGGTCCATCGCCGACCACCTGCGTCTGGGCATCGTCAACCTCGACAAGCCTTCCGGACCCACGAGCCACCAGGTCGTCGCGTGGATGAAGGCGGCGCTTGCCATCTCGCGCGCGGGCCACGGCGGCACGCTTGACCCCAACGTCACGGGCGTGCTGCCCGTCGCGCTCACGGACGCCACGCGGGCGCTCAAGGCGCTCCTCCTTGCGCCCAAGGAGTACGTCTGCGTCCTGCGCCTGCACGCCGACGCCCCGCCCAAGCGGCTGGAAACGGTGCTGCGCGAGTTCGTCGGCGACGTGTACCAGGTTCCCCCGCTCAAAAGCGCCGTGAAACGCCAACTGCGCGTCCGTCGCGTGTACACCCTGGACCTCCTCGAGAACGAGGGCCGCGAGGTCCTGTTCCGCGTCCGCTGCCAGGCGGGCACGTACGTCCGCAAGCTTTGCTCGGACGTCGGGACCGTGCTTGGCACCGGAGCCAACATGGCCGACCTGCGCCGAACGCGCACGGCGGGCTTTGGCGAGGACACGATCGCCACGCTTCACGACCTCACGGACGCCGTGGCGCTGTGGAAGGAGACCGGCGACGAGAGCGCACTGCGACGCGTCGTCCAACCCATGGAGCGCATGATCGAGCATCTCCCGCGCGTGATCGTCCGCGACAGCGCCGTCGACGCGCTCTGCCACGGCGCCGACCTTGCGGCCCAGGGCGTGCTCGAGGTCGAGCGCGGGCTTCGCAAGGGCCAGGCCATGGCCGTGTTCACGCAGAAGGGCGAAGGGGTCGCGCTTGGGACCGCGCTTGCCAGCGCCGAGGAGATGCTTGCGGCCGAGTCTGGGCTTGTCGTGAACGTCGACCGCGTGCTCATGGACAAGGGCACGTACCCGCGCGCCTGGTAG
- a CDS encoding cytidylate kinase family protein → MRVALAGLPGCGKTTAARLVARELGLALVSAGSVFRELAAKRNLSLAEFSRVAEQDPSIDRALDARMLEILRQGDVLVEGRLVAWLVTANGVPALRVWLECPPEVRAARVAAREGVPVEQARAANDLREASEDERYRTIYGVSMDDPRWYDLRVSTHDRTPEQVAAAVVARARAGGSPP, encoded by the coding sequence GTGCGCGTGGCCCTGGCCGGGCTCCCCGGCTGCGGAAAGACGACCGCCGCGCGCCTGGTCGCGCGCGAGCTTGGCCTTGCGCTCGTGTCGGCCGGATCCGTTTTCCGCGAGCTTGCCGCCAAGCGGAACCTGTCGCTTGCCGAGTTCTCGCGCGTGGCCGAGCAGGACCCGTCGATCGACCGCGCGCTGGACGCCCGCATGCTCGAGATCCTGCGCCAAGGCGATGTGCTCGTCGAGGGCCGCCTCGTGGCCTGGCTTGTCACCGCAAACGGCGTCCCGGCCCTCCGCGTGTGGCTCGAGTGTCCGCCCGAGGTCCGCGCGGCGCGCGTCGCCGCCCGCGAGGGGGTCCCAGTCGAGCAGGCGCGCGCGGCCAACGACCTTCGCGAAGCCAGCGAGGACGAACGGTACCGGACGATCTACGGCGTGTCGATGGACGACCCGCGCTGGTACGACCTTCGCGTCTCCACGCACGACCGCACGCCCGAGCAGGTCGCCGCCGCCGTCGTGGCACGCGCCCGCGCCGGGGGATCGCCACCGTGA
- a CDS encoding EMC3/TMCO1 family protein encodes MPDAPAPPPAPPANSFLYLFLFMMLFMVIIIFPDLYLGLGRATGSVLAPLIGFGGEMPAATLVLAALLTGVATTYLRHVFTDWVAMAKVQETMRAFNQEFKKARLDKNHHKIKKLTERQGDIFKLQAEASGGQFKPMMVTMIVVIPLFAWLLTFFTAAIPYDVDATGESLLVTRGGTEGVHFLGAGASPTFQAVQRTDVSAWALAPDAAVLVRGGGQTARLGPPSALDRSAHEVGTLARGFHNLSASGALQTPAGPAGVVVLLFAADGYRHAVRTDQVSFVELARNATVYAFVLSPSATASGEIVVAAGGTNWTLSAAHAIAPAQSAHAAVTPHRASVPWNPEWDLTGVWIFLPRWIILYSLFSFPGGQLLARALKARDLGKAGRAAQPAAG; translated from the coding sequence ATGCCCGACGCCCCCGCCCCGCCCCCCGCGCCGCCGGCCAACTCGTTCCTCTACCTTTTCCTCTTCATGATGCTGTTCATGGTCATCATCATCTTCCCCGACCTCTACCTCGGGCTCGGGCGCGCCACCGGCTCGGTGCTCGCGCCCCTCATCGGCTTTGGCGGCGAGATGCCGGCGGCCACCCTCGTCCTTGCGGCGCTTCTCACCGGCGTCGCGACGACGTACCTGCGCCACGTCTTCACCGACTGGGTCGCCATGGCCAAGGTCCAGGAGACCATGCGCGCGTTCAACCAAGAGTTCAAGAAGGCGCGCCTCGACAAGAACCACCACAAGATCAAGAAGCTCACCGAGCGGCAGGGCGACATCTTCAAGCTGCAGGCCGAAGCCTCCGGCGGCCAGTTCAAGCCCATGATGGTGACGATGATCGTCGTCATCCCGCTCTTCGCGTGGCTCCTCACGTTCTTCACGGCCGCCATCCCGTACGACGTCGACGCCACGGGCGAATCCCTTCTCGTCACGCGCGGCGGAACCGAGGGCGTCCATTTCCTTGGCGCCGGCGCTTCGCCGACGTTCCAGGCCGTCCAACGCACGGACGTTTCGGCCTGGGCGCTTGCGCCCGACGCGGCCGTCTTGGTTCGAGGCGGGGGCCAAACGGCGCGTCTTGGTCCTCCATCCGCGCTCGACCGGTCGGCGCACGAGGTCGGCACGCTTGCGCGGGGCTTCCACAACCTCTCGGCAAGCGGCGCCCTCCAAACGCCGGCCGGCCCGGCTGGCGTCGTCGTCCTCCTCTTCGCGGCCGACGGTTACCGTCACGCCGTCCGGACCGACCAGGTCTCCTTCGTCGAGCTTGCGCGCAACGCGACCGTCTACGCCTTCGTTCTTTCCCCGTCGGCGACGGCGTCGGGCGAGATCGTCGTCGCAGCCGGAGGGACGAACTGGACGCTCTCGGCCGCGCACGCCATCGCGCCCGCCCAAAGCGCGCACGCGGCCGTCACGCCGCATCGCGCCTCGGTGCCCTGGAACCCCGAATGGGACCTCACGGGAGTGTGGATCTTCCTGCCGCGCTGGATCATCCTCTACTCGCTGTTCTCCTTCCCCGGCGGCCAGCTTTTGGCGCGCGCGCTCAAGGCGCGCGACCTCGGCAAGGCCGGCCGCGCCGCGCAGCCGGCGGCGGGGTGA
- a CDS encoding adenylate kinase produces MGAIVITGVPGVGKSTVLELAAAETKRPVVVYGTEMLAVAQARGLVKDRDEMRRLPPDLQRQIQEAAADAIRAKGDVIVDTHCTIKTPHGYLPGLPAWVVERLRPSQIILVEAAPEEIAGRRAKDATRKRDADDTLAIAEHQAVNRLAAMAVATLTGATLVFLQNRDGRQDETKRALLSALG; encoded by the coding sequence ATGGGTGCCATCGTCATCACGGGCGTGCCGGGCGTGGGCAAGAGCACGGTGTTGGAGCTTGCCGCGGCCGAAACCAAGCGCCCGGTCGTCGTCTACGGCACGGAGATGCTCGCCGTGGCGCAGGCGCGCGGGCTCGTCAAGGACCGCGACGAGATGCGCCGGCTCCCGCCGGATCTCCAGCGGCAGATCCAGGAGGCCGCCGCCGACGCCATCCGGGCGAAGGGCGACGTCATCGTGGACACCCACTGCACCATCAAGACCCCGCACGGGTACCTGCCGGGGCTGCCCGCCTGGGTGGTCGAGCGGCTGCGCCCAAGCCAGATCATCCTCGTCGAGGCCGCGCCAGAGGAGATCGCAGGCCGGCGGGCCAAGGACGCCACGCGGAAGCGGGACGCGGACGACACGTTGGCGATCGCGGAGCACCAAGCCGTGAACCGCCTGGCCGCCATGGCCGTGGCCACCCTGACGGGCGCCACGCTCGTGTTCCTGCAGAACCGGGACGGCAGGCAGGACGAGACCAAGCGCGCGCTCCTTTCCGCCCTGGGTTGA